A stretch of the Streptosporangium sp. NBC_01755 genome encodes the following:
- a CDS encoding IS630 family transposase translates to MARRPDVFVRPLSMEEGRKLQRITRTAKDPVKLRRAIVVMMSGQGQSAPDITSLMQVSEDYVRDVIHAFNERGFDALNPKWSGGRPPAISEQAREHICLIARTVPAEWGITGHSTWSLRTLAEHLIGRGVVTSISRQHLSRILRAGKVTWQTTTTWKSSNDPQFIAKMQRVLALYDQRPTAGRVIRADEFGPLNLMPRKGKRWRPAGGPARLRATYNRYFGVMHMIAALDLATGQLYYRIRRRKRWREFLSFLKTLRARWPGEKLYVIMDNYSPHKHSEVRAWAAEHDVELVFLPTYGSWLNWIESEFAALRYYALNGTDHRTHDEQNAAIGAYVRWRNARAQPKTSFAASSPIRSWTSYPSKVA, encoded by the coding sequence GCAATCGTGGTGATGATGTCCGGCCAGGGCCAGAGCGCGCCGGACATCACCTCGTTGATGCAGGTCAGCGAGGACTACGTACGCGATGTCATCCATGCCTTCAACGAGCGGGGGTTCGATGCGCTGAACCCAAAATGGAGCGGGGGCCGTCCACCGGCGATCAGTGAGCAGGCGCGCGAGCACATCTGCCTGATCGCCCGGACAGTCCCCGCCGAGTGGGGCATCACCGGCCACTCCACCTGGAGCCTGCGCACACTGGCCGAGCACCTCATCGGCCGGGGCGTGGTCACCTCGATCAGCCGCCAGCACCTGTCGCGGATCCTGCGCGCGGGCAAGGTGACCTGGCAGACCACCACCACATGGAAGTCCTCCAACGACCCACAGTTCATCGCCAAGATGCAGCGTGTACTGGCGTTATACGACCAGCGGCCCACTGCTGGGCGGGTGATCCGCGCCGATGAGTTCGGCCCGCTGAACCTGATGCCCCGTAAGGGCAAACGCTGGCGGCCGGCCGGCGGCCCGGCGCGGCTGCGGGCGACCTACAACCGTTACTTCGGCGTCATGCACATGATCGCCGCGCTGGATCTGGCCACCGGCCAGCTCTACTACCGCATCCGCAGACGCAAGCGGTGGCGGGAGTTTCTGTCCTTCCTCAAGACCCTTCGCGCCCGCTGGCCGGGCGAAAAGCTGTATGTGATCATGGACAACTATTCGCCGCACAAGCATTCCGAGGTCCGCGCCTGGGCCGCCGAGCACGACGTCGAGCTGGTGTTCCTGCCTACCTACGGGTCGTGGTTGAACTGGATCGAGTCCGAATTCGCCGCCTTGCGCTACTACGCCCTCAACGGCACCGACCACCGCACCCACGACGAGCAGAACGCGGCGATCGGCGCTTACGTCCGCTGGCGCAACGCTCGCGCTCAACCCAAGACCAGCTTCGCCGCCAGCTCACCCATCCGTAGCTGGACCAGTTACCCGTCCAAGGTTGCGTGA